In the genome of Desulfovibrio desulfuricans, one region contains:
- a CDS encoding DVU3141 family protein: MQTLFAHLPQGLFRQGRLGLSGLAVTAIMLLGGCGFGGAPEQPATPPGPVTGFMIVSNVGETATVDDPDFGKGVHVSLDELFTSAKGEDCKRGTVLSGQREAEVIVICRDSKGHWNMAPRVWGQGISQ; this comes from the coding sequence ATGCAAACGCTTTTTGCACATCTGCCGCAGGGGCTGTTCAGACAGGGGCGACTCGGTCTTTCTGGCCTCGCGGTTACAGCTATCATGCTGCTCGGCGGGTGCGGCTTTGGCGGGGCGCCAGAGCAGCCAGCCACTCCCCCCGGCCCGGTTACGGGATTCATGATTGTTTCCAACGTGGGTGAAACCGCGACTGTTGACGACCCGGACTTTGGCAAGGGCGTGCACGTGAGCCTTGACGAGCTGTTCACCTCCGCCAAGGGCGAAGACTGCAAACGCGGAACAGTGCTCTCGGGCCAGCGGGAGGCAGAGGTTATTGTGATCTGCCGCGATTCCAAGGGGCACTGGAACATGGCGCCCAGGGTGTGGGGCCAGGGCATCTCGCAATAA
- a CDS encoding molybdopterin-binding protein, with translation MKTIQVHDAVGSVLCHDITRIVPGESKGPVFRKGHVVRQEDVEVLLQVGKEHLYVFESLPGMVHENDAAARVIAAVAGSNLVRTDPKEGRIDLLAACDGLLRIDVPVLNRINSLGEISVATIHSMQHVTKGRPVAGSRVVPLMIEDEKLRQLESLVTGPVIEVLPLRRAKVGVVTTGSEVFYGRIQDAFGPVLRKKFAALGSAVVGQTLTSDEVSMTAGAIRDFLEQGADLIVVTGGMSVDPDDRTPTAIRASGAEVASYGAPVYPGAMFLLAYAQGAAGRVPVLGLPGCVMYHKASIFDLIVPRLLAGIEVTSADVAALGHGGFCAQCEVCRYPVCPFGK, from the coding sequence ATGAAAACCATCCAGGTGCATGACGCCGTGGGCAGCGTGCTGTGCCACGACATCACTAGAATTGTGCCGGGTGAAAGCAAAGGGCCAGTTTTTCGCAAAGGCCATGTGGTAAGGCAAGAAGACGTTGAAGTGCTTTTGCAGGTTGGCAAAGAGCATCTCTACGTTTTTGAATCGCTGCCCGGCATGGTGCACGAAAATGACGCCGCCGCGCGGGTTATTGCTGCCGTTGCAGGCAGCAACCTCGTGCGCACCGACCCCAAGGAAGGGCGCATTGATCTGCTGGCCGCCTGTGACGGCCTTCTGCGTATTGATGTGCCTGTTCTCAACCGCATTAACAGTCTGGGCGAAATCTCCGTCGCAACAATCCACAGCATGCAGCACGTCACCAAGGGCCGTCCTGTTGCGGGCTCGCGCGTAGTGCCGTTGATGATTGAGGATGAAAAGCTGCGGCAGCTCGAATCACTTGTAACCGGCCCGGTCATAGAAGTGCTGCCCCTGCGCCGCGCCAAGGTAGGCGTGGTCACCACCGGCAGCGAGGTGTTTTACGGGCGGATTCAGGATGCCTTTGGCCCGGTGCTGCGCAAAAAGTTTGCGGCTCTGGGCAGCGCGGTTGTGGGGCAAACCCTCACCAGCGACGAGGTCTCCATGACTGCCGGGGCCATCAGGGATTTTTTGGAACAGGGCGCTGACCTTATTGTGGTAACAGGCGGCATGTCTGTTGACCCCGACGACCGCACGCCAACGGCCATCCGCGCTTCCGGGGCGGAGGTGGCCAGTTACGGCGCGCCGGTGTACCCCGGGGCCATGTTTCTTCTGGCTTATGCCCAGGGCGCTGCGGGGCGGGTTCCCGTGCTGGGTTTGCCGGGCTGCGTCATGTACCACAAGGCCAGCATTTTTGACCTCATAGTGCCGCGCCTCTTGGCAGGCATAGAAGTAACCTCGGCCGATGTCGCGGCATTGGGGCACGGGGGCTTTTGCGCCCAGTGCGAAGTGTGCCGTTACCCCGTCTGTCCCTTTGGCAAGTAG
- a CDS encoding molybdopterin-dependent aldehyde oxidoreductase, whose amino-acid sequence METKTLVINGIPRRLLVKPEDMLVDVLRDQLQITSVKVGCGKGQCGACTVILDGKVVRACVVKMSRVAENAAVTTLEGVGTPSNLHPLQHSWIYHGAAQCGFCTPGFIVSAKALLDSNPNPSREDVRDWFQKNHNVCRCTGYKPLVDAVMDAAALMRGEKTLDDVTFKMPADGRIWGSTMPRPSAVAKVTGTAEFGADAAHRLPQNTLHLAIAQAKVSHANIKGIDTSEAEKMPGVYKVLTHKDVKGKNRITGLITFPTNKGDGWERPILNDKKIFQYGDALAIVCADSECNARAAAEKVKFDLELLPEYMSAPEAMAPDAIEIHPGTPNIYYDQLEEKGADTAPFFKDPANVVAEGDYYTQRQPHLPIEPDVGYGYINDKGQVVLHSKSVAIHLHAMMIAPGLGLEFPKDLVLVQNTTGGTFGYKFSPTMEALVGVAVMATGRPCHLRYNYEQQQNYTGKRSPFWTTVRMAATKQGKILAMETDWSVDHGPYSEFGDLLTLRGAQYIGAGYGIANIRGKGRTVATNHCWGAAFRGYGAPETEFPSEVLMDELAEKLGMDPFDLREMNCYREGDTNPSGQVPEVMSLPEMFAKMRPYYEEAKKTVKAKSTAEVKRGVGIALGIYGAGLDGPDTSEAWAELNPDGSVTVGNSWEDHGQGADSGTLGTAHEALRPLGVKAENIHLVMNDTSKTPNSGPAGGSRSQVVTGNATRVACEMLIEGMRKPSGGFFTYDEMKAEGRPVHYDGKWSAPAKDCDLKGQGEPFACYMYGLFLAEVAVEVATGKTTVEKLVCVADIGTLCNKLVVDGQIYGGLAQGVGLALTEDYEDLKKHSTLAGAGVPTIKMIPDDMEIVYVQTPRKAGPFGASGVGEMPLSAPHPAIINAIYNACGARVRHLPARPEKVLAAMPK is encoded by the coding sequence ATGGAAACAAAGACCCTTGTGATTAACGGCATACCCCGGCGGTTGCTGGTTAAACCCGAAGACATGCTGGTGGATGTGCTGCGTGATCAGCTGCAGATTACCAGCGTTAAGGTTGGTTGCGGTAAAGGACAGTGTGGCGCCTGCACGGTCATTCTTGACGGCAAAGTGGTACGCGCCTGCGTGGTAAAAATGAGCCGCGTGGCCGAAAACGCCGCCGTCACCACCCTTGAGGGCGTGGGTACCCCAAGCAACCTGCACCCCCTGCAGCACTCGTGGATTTACCACGGTGCGGCGCAGTGCGGTTTCTGCACCCCTGGTTTTATTGTTTCGGCCAAGGCCCTGCTTGATTCCAATCCCAACCCCAGCCGCGAAGACGTGCGCGACTGGTTCCAGAAAAATCACAACGTGTGCCGCTGCACGGGCTACAAGCCCCTGGTGGACGCGGTTATGGACGCAGCCGCCCTCATGCGCGGCGAAAAAACGCTGGACGACGTTACCTTCAAGATGCCTGCCGACGGCCGCATCTGGGGTTCCACCATGCCCCGCCCCTCGGCGGTAGCCAAGGTTACCGGCACTGCCGAGTTTGGCGCTGACGCCGCCCACCGCCTGCCCCAAAACACCCTGCACCTCGCCATTGCGCAGGCCAAAGTATCACACGCCAACATCAAGGGCATCGACACCTCCGAAGCCGAAAAAATGCCCGGCGTGTACAAGGTGCTGACCCACAAGGACGTGAAGGGCAAGAACCGCATTACCGGTCTCATCACCTTCCCCACCAACAAGGGCGACGGCTGGGAACGTCCCATCCTTAACGACAAAAAGATCTTCCAGTACGGCGACGCGCTGGCCATCGTCTGCGCCGATTCGGAATGCAACGCCCGCGCCGCGGCGGAAAAGGTCAAGTTTGACCTTGAGCTGCTGCCCGAATACATGAGCGCTCCCGAGGCCATGGCCCCGGACGCCATCGAGATTCACCCCGGCACCCCCAACATCTATTACGATCAGCTTGAAGAAAAAGGCGCGGATACCGCTCCCTTCTTCAAGGACCCCGCCAACGTGGTGGCCGAAGGCGATTATTACACCCAGCGCCAGCCCCACCTGCCCATCGAACCCGATGTGGGCTATGGCTACATCAACGACAAGGGCCAGGTGGTTCTCCACTCCAAGTCCGTAGCCATCCACCTGCACGCGATGATGATCGCCCCCGGCCTTGGTCTGGAATTTCCCAAAGATCTCGTGCTGGTGCAAAACACCACCGGCGGCACCTTTGGCTACAAGTTCAGCCCCACCATGGAAGCCCTGGTGGGCGTGGCCGTCATGGCCACCGGCCGTCCCTGCCACCTGCGTTACAACTACGAACAGCAGCAAAACTACACCGGCAAGCGCTCGCCCTTCTGGACCACCGTGCGTATGGCCGCCACCAAGCAGGGTAAAATCCTCGCCATGGAAACGGATTGGAGCGTCGACCACGGCCCCTATTCCGAATTCGGCGATCTGCTCACCCTGCGCGGCGCGCAGTACATCGGCGCTGGCTACGGCATAGCCAACATCCGCGGCAAGGGCCGCACTGTTGCCACCAACCACTGCTGGGGCGCGGCTTTCCGCGGCTATGGCGCGCCTGAAACCGAGTTCCCCTCTGAAGTGCTCATGGACGAACTGGCTGAAAAGCTGGGCATGGATCCCTTTGATCTGCGCGAAATGAACTGCTACCGCGAGGGCGACACCAACCCCTCCGGTCAGGTTCCCGAAGTCATGAGCCTGCCCGAAATGTTTGCAAAAATGCGCCCCTACTACGAGGAGGCCAAAAAGACCGTCAAGGCCAAGTCCACCGCTGAAGTAAAACGCGGCGTGGGCATCGCTTTGGGCATATACGGCGCCGGTCTTGACGGGCCTGACACCTCCGAGGCCTGGGCCGAACTGAACCCCGACGGCAGCGTAACCGTTGGCAACTCGTGGGAAGACCACGGCCAGGGCGCTGACTCCGGCACGCTGGGCACCGCCCACGAAGCCCTGCGTCCTTTGGGCGTCAAGGCCGAAAACATCCACCTGGTCATGAACGACACCAGCAAGACCCCCAATTCCGGTCCTGCCGGCGGTTCGCGTTCGCAGGTTGTTACCGGCAACGCCACCCGCGTGGCCTGCGAAATGCTTATTGAAGGCATGCGCAAGCCCAGCGGCGGCTTCTTTACCTATGACGAAATGAAGGCCGAGGGACGCCCCGTCCACTACGACGGCAAGTGGTCCGCTCCGGCCAAGGACTGCGACCTCAAGGGCCAGGGCGAACCCTTTGCCTGCTACATGTACGGCCTGTTCCTGGCCGAAGTGGCTGTGGAAGTGGCCACCGGCAAAACCACGGTTGAAAAGCTCGTGTGCGTGGCCGACATCGGCACGCTGTGCAACAAGCTTGTGGTCGACGGCCAGATCTACGGCGGCTTGGCGCAGGGCGTGGGCCTTGCCCTGACCGAAGACTACGAAGACCTCAAAAAGCACAGCACCCTTGCTGGCGCGGGCGTGCCCACCATCAAGATGATTCCTGACGACATGGAAATCGTCTATGTGCAGACCCCCCGCAAAGCCGGTCCCTTCGGCGCGTCCGGCGTGGGCGAAATGCCCCTCTCCGCGCCGCATCCGGCCATCATCAACGCCATCTACAACGCCTGCGGCGCGCGCGTGCGTCATCTGCCCGCGCGTCCCGAAAAGGTGTTGGCGGCCATGCCCAAGTAG
- a CDS encoding pyridine nucleotide-disulfide oxidoreductase/dicluster-binding protein: MMDQQRLHEIESHCTQESPPRCRVACPFGLDVRAFMARLAEGKPGEARKVLERHLPLPGILASICDHPCENACLRQDLGGSVAMHGLELSCMLAVGAQGRPLPLPPKKYRMAIMGAGFAGLVAAWDLSRKAYPVTVFHTGTAAEFLLARYPALARGPASGISKDFAAEDMELLARQKVSFVQTTLDAALLEKLAAEYDAVLVDADAVQKAASGLVPEESQVDAETLLWRDNICCAGWPSSTPTGHAFASPSRQGGQGRHAAQTMERVTSGVSLTAAREKSQGSLHTDVTGIAPVPRIEPALRTGDSLAEPLFSEQESVQEAERCLQCQCMICVRECVFLQKFKGYPRLYARQVNNNASIVKGLHTANAIINGCALCGQCEELCPENFSMAELCLSAREDMVERGFMPPTAHEFALEDMESASGPECALTLPAVPPAAAGAQGNAPAQSTDSQWLFFPGCQLAASRVEQTAALYDLLRRRLGPEAGAGAGAGVGIMLSCCGIPARWAGRTALFNEHTAKLRQAWQDMGKPRIMAACSSCLAALREGLPEAQCVSVWEVLDGLSFNWPDSQSRHLPSSRDNAPAGPLPQVFSVQDPCTARHDKAWLAAVRSLAGKCGVTVEEPRLSGASTACCGYGGLVWCAQPQTARAMSDNRAAQLEHPGLASCIMCRDRLAASGKECWHLLDLLFPAAEVASGLAPGPGLSARRANRAALRSRLLETYGPNAGLPAASVAAPVAAPVHAGKGLALVAPEALARLEERHILLSDVEGAVVGAEASGHWFENLENGHRLGSWRPRKVTFWVEYEKQGQGFVLHDAWCHRMVVPGSGGQEAADVISSHQCCTDGQRAAHETGQPGSQGGERS, translated from the coding sequence ATGATGGATCAACAACGTCTGCACGAAATAGAGTCGCACTGCACGCAGGAGAGCCCGCCACGCTGCCGGGTGGCCTGCCCCTTTGGTCTGGATGTGCGCGCCTTTATGGCCCGTCTGGCCGAGGGCAAACCGGGCGAGGCCCGCAAGGTGCTTGAGCGGCATCTGCCCCTGCCCGGCATTTTGGCCAGTATTTGCGACCACCCCTGCGAAAATGCCTGCCTGCGGCAGGATCTGGGTGGCAGCGTGGCCATGCACGGGCTTGAGCTGTCGTGCATGCTGGCCGTGGGCGCGCAAGGCCGTCCGCTGCCCCTGCCGCCCAAAAAATACCGCATGGCGATCATGGGCGCCGGTTTTGCCGGTCTGGTGGCCGCCTGGGATCTGTCGCGCAAGGCCTACCCTGTCACGGTTTTTCACACAGGTACTGCGGCGGAGTTTTTGCTGGCCCGCTATCCGGCGCTGGCCCGAGGTCCTGCGTCGGGCATAAGCAAGGATTTTGCGGCAGAGGACATGGAGCTGCTTGCCCGGCAAAAGGTCAGCTTTGTGCAGACGACGCTGGACGCTGCCTTGCTGGAAAAGCTGGCGGCGGAATACGACGCCGTGCTGGTGGATGCCGACGCCGTGCAGAAGGCTGCGAGCGGGCTTGTTCCTGAAGAATCGCAGGTTGATGCCGAAACCCTGCTCTGGCGCGACAATATCTGTTGCGCGGGTTGGCCCAGCAGCACGCCCACCGGGCATGCTTTTGCCTCGCCATCGCGGCAGGGCGGGCAGGGGCGGCACGCCGCCCAGACCATGGAGCGCGTGACCAGCGGCGTATCGCTGACGGCGGCGCGCGAAAAATCGCAGGGATCGCTGCACACCGATGTAACTGGTATAGCGCCCGTGCCGAGGATAGAACCGGCCCTGCGGACGGGCGACAGCCTGGCAGAACCGCTGTTTTCAGAGCAGGAATCAGTGCAGGAGGCGGAGCGCTGCCTGCAGTGCCAGTGCATGATCTGCGTGCGCGAATGCGTGTTTTTGCAAAAGTTCAAGGGCTACCCGCGCCTGTACGCCCGGCAGGTCAACAACAACGCCTCCATCGTCAAGGGCCTGCATACGGCCAACGCCATCATCAACGGCTGCGCCCTGTGCGGCCAGTGCGAAGAACTGTGCCCGGAGAATTTTTCCATGGCCGAGCTGTGCCTCTCCGCGCGGGAGGACATGGTCGAACGCGGCTTTATGCCGCCCACGGCGCACGAATTTGCCCTTGAAGACATGGAGAGCGCCTCCGGGCCGGAATGCGCGCTTACGCTGCCGGCCGTACCCCCAGCCGCTGCCGGAGCCCAAGGCAACGCCCCGGCTCAAAGTACGGACAGCCAGTGGCTGTTTTTCCCCGGCTGCCAGCTGGCCGCGTCGCGGGTGGAGCAGACCGCCGCGTTGTACGATCTGCTGCGCCGTCGTTTGGGGCCTGAGGCCGGGGCGGGCGCTGGGGCCGGCGTTGGCATCATGCTTTCCTGTTGCGGCATCCCCGCCCGCTGGGCAGGCAGAACAGCCCTGTTCAACGAGCACACGGCAAAATTGCGGCAGGCCTGGCAAGACATGGGCAAGCCGCGCATCATGGCGGCCTGCTCGTCGTGCCTTGCCGCCCTGCGCGAAGGCCTGCCGGAAGCGCAGTGCGTCTCCGTGTGGGAGGTGCTGGACGGTCTGTCTTTCAATTGGCCCGACAGCCAGTCCCGCCATCTGCCTTCATCCAGGGACAATGCCCCGGCTGGACCGCTGCCCCAGGTTTTTTCGGTGCAGGACCCCTGCACGGCTAGGCACGACAAGGCCTGGCTGGCCGCTGTGCGCAGCCTGGCTGGCAAATGCGGGGTTACGGTTGAGGAGCCGCGCCTCAGCGGCGCATCAACCGCCTGTTGCGGCTACGGCGGCCTTGTATGGTGCGCCCAGCCGCAAACCGCCAGGGCCATGAGCGACAACAGGGCCGCGCAGCTTGAGCACCCCGGCCTGGCCTCGTGCATCATGTGCCGCGACCGTCTGGCTGCCAGCGGCAAGGAATGCTGGCATCTGCTCGACCTGCTGTTCCCGGCGGCGGAGGTCGCGTCCGGCCTTGCCCCTGGCCCCGGCCTGTCGGCCCGCCGCGCCAACAGGGCAGCGCTGCGCAGCAGGCTGCTTGAAACATACGGCCCCAATGCCGGGCTGCCTGCCGCGTCTGTTGCCGCGCCTGTTGCCGCGCCCGTGCACGCGGGCAAGGGGCTTGCGCTGGTAGCGCCGGAGGCCTTGGCGCGGCTTGAGGAGCGGCACATCCTGCTGTCTGACGTGGAAGGGGCCGTTGTGGGGGCCGAAGCCAGCGGTCACTGGTTTGAAAATTTGGAGAACGGTCATCGCCTTGGCTCGTGGCGGCCCAGAAAGGTGACCTTTTGGGTGGAGTACGAAAAACAGGGCCAGGGTTTTGTGCTGCATGATGCGTGGTGCCACCGCATGGTGGTTCCGGGGTCTGGCGGTCAGGAAGCGGCGGACGTCATCAGCAGCCACCAGTGCTGCACCGACGGGCAGCGCGCGGCGCACGAGACCGGGCAACCTGGCTCGCAGGGAGGTGAGCGGTCATGA
- a CDS encoding DVU_1557 family redox protein produces the protein MSMGPNYGPDSGKWVCGRCHVALEQVKVPVFYLNSAFDVFLPRCPQCGLTQVPKSLAEGKMLEVEALLEDK, from the coding sequence ATGAGTATGGGGCCAAACTACGGGCCTGACAGCGGCAAGTGGGTATGCGGTCGTTGTCATGTCGCCCTTGAGCAGGTGAAAGTTCCGGTTTTTTACCTCAACAGCGCCTTTGACGTGTTTTTACCGCGCTGCCCGCAGTGCGGGCTGACGCAGGTGCCCAAATCACTGGCCGAAGGCAAGATGCTTGAGGTGGAAGCTCTGCTGGAAGACAAGTGA
- the trsM gene encoding DVU_1556 family methyltransferase: MNALWERPDFRRAAGDAWRPGGVELTGRALDACASLGLLAPGGTVLDLGSGAGATLRLLAQRGYRAVGLDKHAECASPAGVPLPCDACSLVRADLARPPLAAGCCDGVLCECVLSLLDNPQAVLGAVFRALRPGGALVVSDLMLRPGHDLASAACSYGPDGAEAVCGSAPAGAQSRVAVGSDGSVEDALKNSCFAGARPESAWRGLITSAGFALQRYEDNSRALVELAARMVWYGDGDSRPSGSCACRGAGAGRPWRAYGYGLWIARKEAL, from the coding sequence GTGAACGCTCTTTGGGAACGGCCCGATTTCCGCCGTGCGGCGGGCGACGCCTGGCGGCCCGGCGGCGTGGAGCTGACAGGGCGGGCGCTTGATGCGTGCGCGTCTCTGGGCCTGCTGGCTCCAGGGGGCACGGTGCTTGATCTGGGCAGCGGGGCGGGGGCCACGTTGCGCCTGCTGGCTCAGCGGGGCTACCGGGCCGTGGGGCTGGACAAGCATGCGGAATGCGCATCGCCTGCAGGCGTTCCGCTGCCCTGTGACGCTTGCAGCCTTGTGCGGGCCGACCTTGCCCGCCCGCCGCTGGCTGCCGGTTGTTGCGACGGGGTACTGTGCGAATGCGTGCTCTCGCTGCTGGACAACCCCCAGGCGGTCCTAGGCGCGGTCTTTCGCGCTTTGCGCCCCGGCGGGGCGCTGGTGGTCAGCGACCTCATGCTGCGCCCCGGCCATGACCTTGCGTCAGCAGCCTGCAGCTATGGCCCAGACGGGGCGGAAGCCGTATGCGGCTCAGCACCCGCAGGTGCGCAAAGCAGGGTTGCAGTCGGGTCTGATGGCAGCGTTGAGGATGCTCTTAAAAATTCGTGTTTTGCTGGCGCTCGGCCAGAATCCGCATGGCGGGGGCTGATTACGTCGGCGGGGTTTGCGTTGCAGCGCTACGAGGACAACAGCCGGGCGCTGGTGGAGCTGGCGGCGCGTATGGTCTGGTATGGCGACGGCGATTCGCGGCCCTCTGGCTCCTGCGCCTGTCGCGGCGCGGGCGCGGGCCGCCCCTGGCGGGCTTATGGATACGGCCTGTGGATTGCCCGTAAGGAGGCTTTATGA
- a CDS encoding DVU_1555 family C-GCAxxG-C-C protein, whose amino-acid sequence MNPMMMELLPLVHQGYCCSQLLLLLMLQAQDRQNPGVVRAAQGLCHGIGQSDGPCGLLTGGACALALVAGKGADDETAHHLLTPLLNDYATWFYDRTAAYGGQRCGQIAAGLGAASGVAGEQPNPVACGDLLAECWGKIMELVQSYELDLTEKA is encoded by the coding sequence ATGAATCCCATGATGATGGAATTGCTGCCCCTGGTGCATCAGGGCTACTGCTGCAGCCAGCTGCTGCTTTTGTTGATGCTGCAGGCCCAGGACAGGCAGAACCCCGGTGTGGTGCGGGCGGCGCAGGGGCTGTGCCACGGCATAGGGCAGTCTGACGGCCCGTGCGGCCTTTTGACCGGCGGGGCGTGCGCGCTGGCGCTGGTTGCTGGCAAGGGGGCGGATGACGAAACCGCCCACCATCTGCTGACGCCCTTGCTCAACGATTACGCCACATGGTTTTACGACCGCACCGCCGCTTACGGCGGGCAGCGCTGCGGGCAGATCGCGGCGGGGCTTGGCGCTGCTTCGGGGGTTGCGGGCGAGCAGCCCAACCCTGTGGCCTGCGGCGATCTGCTGGCCGAATGCTGGGGAAAAATTATGGAACTGGTTCAGAGCTACGAGCTGGATCTTACGGAAAAAGCATGA
- the trsS gene encoding radical SAM (seleno)protein TrsS, which produces MTLRRTQSLCPVCLRRIEATYEQSGTDPRAVVLRKTCPDHGTFSVPVWRQSDAGALAAPSFTAWSRPKSPSYPANPHTPISDGCPFDCGLCPAHAQHTCTGLFEVTKRCDMACPVCYAQAGSSSNPRGEADDLPLSVVTMQMDTLKEASGPCNVQISGGEPTVRDDLPQIIGMARQRGFGLVQINTNGLRLSRQQGYARMLRAAGLDSVYLQWDGVRESTFTVLRGRHCLDFKRAAVRNCADAGLGVVLVATVVRGVNDGELGDLLRLALEMGPAVRGLHIQPAAFFGRYPWRLEDAPRLTLPEVMTELSRQAPEMVSPSQLHPPGCENELCSFSAVYRRVQKNGQPGLEWLPDAGQSCCSPTPQPGVAAAPPSAGEGARKAKQFVALHWKRDSAAVGGDHVADSSGGGPDHNVAADGFSRFLAQAGAEQRFTLSSMAFQDALSLDLDRVRGCCIHVVRPDGRMIPFCLHNLTASNGARLYGE; this is translated from the coding sequence ATGACCCTGCGCCGTACCCAGAGTCTGTGCCCCGTATGCCTGCGGCGGATCGAGGCCACGTACGAGCAGTCGGGCACTGACCCACGGGCCGTGGTGCTGCGCAAAACCTGCCCCGATCACGGCACGTTCAGCGTGCCGGTATGGCGACAGTCCGATGCTGGCGCACTGGCCGCGCCGTCCTTTACCGCATGGTCGCGTCCCAAAAGTCCCTCCTATCCGGCCAACCCGCACACGCCTATCAGCGACGGCTGCCCCTTTGACTGCGGCCTGTGCCCGGCCCACGCCCAGCATACCTGTACGGGCCTGTTTGAAGTCACCAAACGCTGCGACATGGCTTGTCCCGTATGTTATGCGCAGGCTGGTTCGTCATCGAACCCTCGCGGTGAGGCCGACGACCTGCCGCTGAGCGTTGTGACCATGCAGATGGACACCCTCAAGGAGGCATCCGGCCCTTGCAACGTGCAGATATCGGGCGGCGAACCCACCGTGCGCGACGACTTGCCGCAAATTATCGGCATGGCCCGGCAGCGCGGGTTTGGCTTGGTGCAGATCAACACAAACGGACTCAGGCTGTCGCGTCAGCAGGGCTATGCCCGCATGTTGCGCGCTGCCGGGCTTGATTCCGTCTACCTGCAGTGGGACGGCGTGCGCGAAAGCACGTTTACCGTTCTGCGTGGTCGGCATTGTCTTGATTTCAAGCGCGCGGCGGTGCGCAACTGCGCCGACGCCGGGCTTGGGGTGGTGCTGGTGGCCACGGTTGTGCGCGGCGTCAACGACGGCGAGCTGGGCGACCTTTTGCGGCTGGCGCTGGAAATGGGCCCCGCGGTGCGCGGGCTGCACATCCAGCCAGCGGCGTTTTTTGGCCGTTACCCCTGGCGGCTCGAGGATGCCCCGCGCCTTACCCTGCCCGAGGTCATGACCGAGCTGTCCCGGCAGGCTCCGGAAATGGTCAGCCCGAGCCAGCTGCACCCGCCCGGCTGCGAAAACGAACTGTGCTCGTTCAGCGCAGTTTATCGCCGGGTGCAAAAAAACGGTCAGCCGGGGCTTGAGTGGTTGCCCGATGCCGGGCAGTCGTGCTGTTCGCCCACGCCGCAGCCCGGCGTTGCGGCTGCGCCGCCATCCGCCGGGGAGGGGGCGCGCAAGGCCAAGCAGTTTGTGGCTCTGCACTGGAAGCGCGACAGCGCGGCGGTGGGCGGCGATCATGTTGCAGACAGCTCTGGCGGCGGGCCTGACCATAATGTCGCTGCAGACGGCTTCAGCCGCTTTTTGGCGCAGGCCGGGGCGGAGCAGCGGTTTACCCTGTCGTCCATGGCGTTTCAGGATGCCCTGAGCCTGGACCTTGACCGTGTGCGCGGCTGCTGCATCCACGTGGTGCGGCCCGACGGGCGCATGATTCCGTTTTGCCTGCACAATCTGACCGCCAGTAACGGCGCGCGCCTGTATGGTGAATGA